From the Thermococcus sp. M36 genome, the window ACCTTGACGTTGCCTACAGGGTCCTCCACCCCAAGAGGCCCATAAGGCCCGGAATCGTCAAGTGCCGGACCGTTCTCAACAGTGACGTTGGCAAGCTTGCCCTTGCAAACTCGATAACACTTACGCCCGGAACAATAACCCTCGACGTTGACGGCGAGAACTACTTCATCCACTGGATATGGGTTCCCGACGAGGCCATGACTGAGAAAGAAGATGAACACGTCAAGGCCGCCTCCGCCAACATAACCGCTCCTTTTGAAAAGTTCCTGAAGGTGATCTTCGGATGATAGGGATAAACGTCTACCTCGCCCTGATAGCGATAGCAACGCTCCTCAGCATGTACAGGGTCTTCAGAGGGCCGACCACCGTGGATAGGCTGGTCGCAGTCGACATCATGACAACAATAACAACGGGCCTGATGGTGCTCTTTGCGCTCTACTACCAGAGGATGATATTCCTGGACGTCGCCCTGGTTTACGCCATACTGGCCTTCGGTGGGGTCATCGCCTTCGCGAGGTACATGGAGGGAGGCCTATGAGCGCGCTCACTGCAATTGGGGAAGTCCTAGTACTGCTGGGAACGTTCTTCTATATCCTGTCCGCCCTTGGCCTCATCAGGATGCCGGACGTTTACAACAGGATGCAGACAGCCACCAAGAGCGCCACCCTCGGTTCCCTCGGCGTCATAATAGGCGTCGGGATCTGGGCGCTCGGCACCGACTTCGGAAGCGCCGCCTGGCTCACCAAGACGATAGTCATCGCGGTCTTTCTCCTGCTGACCAACCCGATAAGCGCCCACGCCCTCATCAGGGCAGCGTACAAGAGCGGCATCCCGCTCTGGGAAGGCAGCGTCGTTGACAAGTACCGCGAGCACATCGATGCCAAGACCACTGAGACCGAAACCCCTGAGGAAACCCCCGAGGAGGGTGGTGAGGAATGAACGGAATAGCCCTTATCGAGTACCTCATAGTTGGCATAATGGTAATTTCCGCAATACTCGCGGTCGAATGGAAGGACCTGCTCGCGGCCGCTGTTGGAATGGCGGCAGTCAGTCTGTTCGCCTCGCTGCTGTTCTTCATGCTCCAGGCCCCGGACGTTGCGATGACCGAGGCTGCGATAGGCGCGGCCCTCAGCGCGGCGATATTCATCTTCGCCATCAAGAGAACCCAGCGCTTTGAGACTGAGGAAGATGAGAAGCCCGGCTGGTGGGTGAGGTGGTGAAAATGCTCAAGCGCGCGCTCGCGATAATCACGCTCCTGATAATCGGCTACTGGCTCGCCCAGGGCCTCGCTGGAGTGCCATTCGGCGAGGACAAGATGCTCGTCGGTCAGTACTACCTCGACAACGTTAAGGAGCAGACCGGTGCGGTCAACGCTGTAACAGCGGTCGTCGTCAACTACCGTGGCTTCGATACCCTCGGCGAAGTCACGGTTCTGTTCATAGCATCAACCGGCGTTGGGGCACTTCTCTGGAAGAGAAAGAAAGAGAGAACCGCAGAGACCCAGGGATCGATAGTCCTCACCACCGGAACGAGGCTTCTGGTTCCCTTCGTGATGCTCTTCGGTGCCTACATCTTCATCCACGGACACCTCACTCCGGGCGGAGGTTTCCCCGGCGGAGCCACAATAGCGACTGCCTTCCTGCTGCTGTACATGGCCTTCGTTCAGTATGAGATACCGCACAAGGCCTTCGAGAAGATCGAGGGAGCCGTCGGAATGGCCTACGTCCTGGTCGGTCTCATCGGCCTGGCCATAGGCGGCTACTTCCTCTTCGACTGGATATGGCAGACCTGGAGCTTCGGCACTGAGAACATCGGCAGGCTCATCAGCGGCGGATTCATACCGATAATCTACACCATAATCGGCCTCAAGGTCGGCACCGAGCTCAGCGGAATCATCGACAACATGGTCAAAGAGGAGGTGAACGAATGATCAGCGTCTACTACTTCGGTTCCATCTCCCTGATACTCATCGGGCTCTACGCGGTGCTCGTCAAGAGGAACGTGCTCAAGATGCTCATCGGGATCAGCATAATGGAGACCGGTGTGAACCTTCTCCTCATCAGCATAGGATACGTCTCCGGAAAGAGCGCCCCGATACTGAGTGAGGGGATAGGCCCGAGCCAGGCCGTCGATCCGATTCCGCAGGCGCTGGTTCTTACGGCGATAGTCATAGGAGTCGCAACCACAGCCATGGCCCTTAGTGTTGCCGTGATCCTGTACGAGAAGTACGGAACCCTTAACGTTGAGGAAATAAGGAGGTTGAGAGGATGAACGGGCAGTACGCTTCACTCCTCATAGCGTTGCCGCTCATCAGCGCCTTCTTCGTACCCCTGATTAAGGGGCTCGGGAAGAAAGCCGTCAAGTACTACCTCGTCCTGGTAACCGCACTCCAGACAGGAATAGCGGTCTGGACCTTCCAGCAGGTCTATGGCACCGGCCAGCCCATAATAGTCATGGCAGGCGCCTGGAGGCCGCCCGTCGGAATCAACCTCTACATCGGCCACTTTGCGGCACTCTTTGTGCTGATAGTGGCGGTCGTCAGCTTCCTCATGGCAGTGTTCAGCGTCAGGGCAATTGAGGTCGAGCCGATAGACAAGTACGTCATGCTCTTCCTGCTCCTCATGCTCGGTGCGACGGGCATGATAGCGACTGGGGATATATTCAACCTCTTCGTCTTCATGGAGATAACGGCAATAAGCGCCTACGCACTCACAGCCTACAACAAGACCGGGGAGGCGGCTGAAGCCTCACTCAAGTACATAGTCCTCGGAGGAATCGGTTCAAGCTTCTTCCTCATCGGCGTCGCCCTCATCTACGGTGCGCTTGGAACCCTCAACATGGCCCAGATAGCCCAGCTCGCGAGTACCATCGACCCGACCGTCGCCCAGGTGGGGTTGGCGCTGATAATCTTCGGACTCGCCGTTGAGGCCGAGCTCTTCCCGCTCAACGCCTGGGCGCCCGATGCATACCAGGCAGCTCCTCACCCGATAACGGCCATGTTCTCCGGCTTTGTCGTCAAGGCGGGCCTCTACGCCATGGCAAGGATACTCTACCTCATGCAGGCTTCCGCAGGCTGGAGCTCCATCCTTGGACTGCTTATAACCCTCGGCACACTGACCGTCATAGTCGGTGAGCTTGCGGCCCTCAGACAGAGGGACGTGAAGAGGATGGTTGCCTACTCCAGCATTGCCCAGGTAGGATTCATCGCGGTGGGCTTTGCCCTCGGCACCCAGGCGGGCGTGAACGCGGCAGTGTTCCACATGGTCAACCACGCGGTGGTTAAGGTTCTGATGTTCCTTGCCATCGGGCACGTGGCAGTGGTTCTCGGAGGGTCCGAGCTGGAGAGGTTCAAAGGGCTTGGAAAAAGGATGCCACTCACGGCGTTTGCCATAACCATCGGGGCCATAAGCATCATCGGAATCCCTCTGTTCAACGTGTTCTGGAGCAAGATGCAGCTTGTAATGGCTTCGATGGCCGCAGGCAAGACTGGAGTCATAGCCCTCATACTGGCCGCCAGCGTCGTGGAGGCGGTCTATTACCTCAGACTGATACACACGATGTGGTTCGCGGGGGAGGGAGAAAAGGCCAGCGAGGGACTGGTCATCAGCCTGATGCTCCTTGTGCTCGTGGCCATCGTGGTGGTCATAGGCATCTACCCGGACTACGTATGGAGCCTTGCCCAGAGGGCGGGAAGCGACATCTTCAACGTGGCTGACTACATCAAGAACGTTCCACTTATGGGGGTGGGAGCATGATCAACGAACTCCTCATTATAATCTTTGCACCCCTGATAGCGGGAGTCATAGCCTGGGCACTTGACATCAAGGGGGTCAGGGAGATAATAGGTGTCATCGGTGCGGCAGTCCCGCTGGCATACCTGATAAAGCTCTACTCTGAGGTTGACGCAGGCAACACCATCCGGTATTCCACCAACTTCGGGGGGTTCACCTTTGATTTTGCGCTGACCCATCTCAGCTGGATCTTTGCCATGATAGCCGGAGTCGTCGGGCTCGCCGCAGTGCTGGGAATGGTCTCCACCTCCAGAAACAGCTACGAGTGGCTCTTCGCCCTCATGAGCCTCAGCGGTGTCTACGGCGTCTTCCTCGCCTACGACCTCATGGGCTTCTTCCTGTTCTGGGAGCTCATGACCTTCGGCTCGTTCATGATGGTGCTTAAGTACAACAGAAGCGCGTCCCTTAAGTACTTCGTGCTCAGCATCATAGGTGCCTACGCCATGCTCCTCGCAATAGGCATGATATACGCGAAAGTTGGATCCTTCAGCTTCATAGAGGTCTACAAGGCCCTATCCCAGGACGCCGCAATGGGGGCAGTGGGTGCGGGCACCATATTCAGCAGGGGCGAGATGGCGGCCATATTTGGCCTCTTCCTGGTAGCGTTCGGCGTCAAGGCAGGAACCTTCCCGCTCCACGTCTGGGCGCCCGATGCATACAGCGAGACCAACCAGAGCTACACCGCGATGTTCAGCGGCGTCCTCAGCAAGACCGGGGTCTACGGCTTTATACTCATCTACATGCTCCTGGGATACAGACTCATCGTTGAGTTTGGAACCTTCAGGAGCGTTCCGAAGTTCGGCTACATCATAGCATTCCTGGGTGGACTTACAATAGTCATCGGCGGCATTCTCGCTGCACTCCAGGAGGACATCAGGAAGCTCTTTGCCTACTCGAGTATCAGCCAGATAGGCTACATTCTCGTTGCCATCGGCGTCGGCAGCGCGCTCAGCATAGAAGCAGGGATCTACCATGCAATAAGCCACGCCCTCTTCAAGGGGCTGTTCTTCCTCATAGTTGCCACGATAGTCTACCGCACCGGCAAGACGGAGTTCAAGGACATGGGAGGACTGGCAGAGAAGATGCCCTTCACCTTCGCCATGGCGTTCGTGGCGATACTGAGCCTCGCGGGAATACCCCCGATGGTCGGCTTCGCGAGCAAGTGGCTGATATTCGAGGCAGTAATAAGCCAGAACATGCCGATCCTGGGAGGCATGGTGTTCTTCGGAAGCGCCATAGGCTTCGTATACCTCATCAGGTTCACCTACGCTGTCTGGTTTGGCCAGAGGCCGACGGACCTCGACGACGTTAAGGATGCTCCCCTACCGCTGGCGATAGGCATGGCCATACTGGCGCTCCTCAATGTGGTCTTCGGCATAGCGCCCGGTATTGTAGCCCAGGAGCTCAACAAGGTGTTTGGAAGCGACGTCATAGGGGGAACCATCTGGGAGCTTAACATCGGGGTCGGCAAGTACAGCGGCCTTCTGATAACCATATGGCTTGTCATTGGCATGCTCGTGGCGGCGATAATATACTTCCTCGGGGCCAGGGTCAGGAGGGTCCCGGTCACCGACACGTACCAGTCAGGCAACCCAGTAACCATGGACTACAACCTCACCATAAGGAGGAACTTCTTCCTCCCGCTCAAGGAGGCCCTGTCATTCTGGCTCAGGATAAGCTTCGACAAGCTCTACAGGGACATCGCCAAGACCACGGAAGATTTTGCTGACACCCTTAGGAACTACGTCTACAACGGCAATGTCCAGAGCTACGCCTGGTATCTCGCAATAGTGCTCCTGATACTCGCAATATGGGGGGTGTGAAAGATGCTTGAGGTGGCCCTGAAGGCTCTCTTCCTCTTAGTTTATGCAACCCTTGTCGGTTTCCTGTTCATGGGAATAATCAGGAAGGTCAGCGCGAGGATACACAGGAGGGTCGGTCCGCCGCTCTACCAGCCGATACTCGATACCATAAAGCTCCTCTCAAAGAAGAGCAACATAACCCACGGCCTCATCTACGACTTCGGCATCGTCTACGCCCTTGGAGCAACGATACTGGCGCTGTTCTTCATACCGATAGGCAGCGTCAGCATACTCAGGGCGTACGGTGACCTCATCCTCATCACCTTCCTGCTTGAGATACCGATGCTGGGAATAATGTTCGCCGCAATGAGCTCGGGCAACCCCTGGGCTGGCCTCGGTGCCCAGCGTGCACTGCTCACGCTGCTCGCCATACAGGTTCCGCTCGGCTTTGCCATAATAGCACTGGCCGAGTTCTACGGAACCTTCAGCACGTACCAGATAGTCATGGCCCAGCAGGTCAGCGGGTGGAGCATAACCCACGTATCGCTCCTCCTCGCGGCGATAGCCTACGACATAGTGCTCCAGGCGATGTTCGGAAAGGAGCCCTTCGACATCATGATCGCGCCGGGTGAGATATCCCTCGGCCCCATGGTCGAGTTCGGCGGCAAGCACATGGGAATCCTTCAGATACAGCATGCCATAGCCCTCTTCGCTGAAACATTGTTCTTCAGCAACATCTTCCTCGGCGGTGCGGTGGTTACCGCCTTCGCCAGCCCGGTGCTCAACACCATAGCAAGCCTCGCAATACTGCTGGTCAAACAGATAGCGGTGCTCATGATTGCAATATTCATCGGCAACATCTTCCCGAGGTTCACCATAGACCAGGCGGCCAAGTTCTACTGGAAGTGGCCGACCATCATAGCGGCCCTCGGTGCCGTGTTAGCGAGTCTGTGAGGTGGTGAGAAATGGATTGGAAGCTCTGGGAACCGCTTATTGAATTCGCAAGGAAAAGGAGCCTTTGGATAGTGTCGTTCTGTACCGGGTGCGGCGGTATAGAGATGCCGCCGCTCATGACCTCCCGGTACGACCTCGAAAGGTTCGGTATGATGCCGAACCCAGCCCCAAGAATGGCAGACCTGTTCCTCATCACCGGCTACGTCACACCGAAGACCCTCAAGAGGATAATCATAACCTACGAGATGCAGCCGGATCCAAAGTACGTCATAGCGCACGGCTCGTGTACCATCAACGGAGGCATCTACTGGGACGCCTACAACGCCATCAAGAGGCTAGACGCGTACATCCCGGTTGACGTCTACATAGCCGGGTGCATGCCGAGGCCCGAGTCGGTCATGGAAGGCATCAACAAGATGATGGAGATGATCGAGAACGGCACAGCCGACAGCTGGAAGCGCTACAAGGAGAACTACGAGTGGTACAAGAAGAACCAGGATGAGCTCTTTGGAGAGGGATGGCGCGAGAAGGAAGCCAGAAGATGGATTCCCTGGATAATGGACGATCTGAAGAGAGCCGAAAAGGAGCGTGAGAAGAATGACTGACTACGAGGCCCTCGTCGCCAAAATCCTCGAAAAGGCCCCCTACGCTGAGGGAGAGGTCAGACGCGAGAGGAGGATAGAGTTCAGGATATCCCCTGACAGGATAAGGGACTTCCTCAAGCTGCTCAAGGACAATGGCTTTGAGCTCCTGCTCCAGATTACGGCCGTTGACTGGCCTGACAGGGGAGAAATCGAGCTAATATACCAGGTCTTCAGCATAACCCACAGGACACACACCTTCGTGAGAACTGCCATACCGAGGGACAACTCAGTGGTGCCCACCGTCATGGACATCTATCCGGTTGCGGAGACCTACGAGAGGGACGCCCACGAGTTCTTCCAGGTCGTCTTTGAGGGCAATCCCAAACTTGAGATGCCCTGGATACTGGAGGAGGAAGACAAAGAGGCTGGGCTTTCCTACAGGAAGGACTTTGACATGCTCGGCTACGTGAAGAGGAAGTATAAGATACTGGACAGGTTCGATGAGGATAAGGGCACCTACGTGATCTGAGGTGGTGATAATGGTTTCACAGAGCGAGCTTATACGTGAGGCAAGGGAGAACGGCATGGATCTGCTCCCCCTCGATAAGGACACCTACGAACTGTTCTTCGGTCCCCAGCATATGGCCACCGAGAACTACAGCATAATCCTTAAAATGGACGGCAACAGAGTCGTTAAGGCTATAGCAAACCCCGGCTTCCTCCACAGAGGGTTTGAGAAGCTCGCCGAGTACAGGCCCTGGCACACCAACATAGCCCTTCTCCTCAGGGTCTGTGTTCCCGAGCCCGATGTGCCGGAGGTCATATACTCAATGGCTGTCGAGGAAATACTCGGCTGGGAAGTCCCGGAAAGGGCGCAGTGGATCAGGACAACCGTCCTCGAAATGGCGAGGGTCTCAGCGTACCTGTTCTGGACGATGGGTATGGCCTTCAAGCTCGGTGTCTACACCGCCGGCCAGTGGGCTGCCGCCTACCGTGAGAGGTTCATGGCTCTCTTCGAACAGCTCACCGGGGCCAGGGTCTACCACATCTACACAATCCCCGGTGGAGTCAGGAGGGACATACCCAGCGACGCCTGGCTAAGGCGCCTCAGGGACACCGTGGAGTACATAAAGAGCAAGCTCCCCGACTTCGACGAGATACTCTTCGAGAACTACATCACCCATAGGAGGCTTGAGGGGATAGGTGTAATGGACAGGAAGTTCGCCCTTGACGAGGGCGTTACCGGGCCCAACCTCCGTGCCACTGGAGTCCCCTACGACGTGAGGCGCGTTGACCCCTACCTCCTCTATCCGGAACTCGACTTCGAGGTGCCTGTACTGAAGGACGGAGATGCCCTCGCAAGGGTTATGGTGAGGCGCTTTGAGATAGAGCAGGACCTATACATTCTTGAGCAGCTCCTCGACATGGGGCCGCCCAGCGGGCCCTACAAGGTCGAAGACCCGAGGCTCAAGAACCTGCCGAGGTTCAAGGTTCCGGCCGGGGATGCCTTCGCCCACGTTGAGAGCACAAAGGGTGACTTCGGCGCCTATGTCGTCAGTGATGGAAAGAACAAGCCGTACAGGCTGCAGCTCAGAGGGCCGAGCATATCCCACGGAATCAGGGTCATCGAACAGCTACTCGTCGGAGCGAGAATAGCCGACGTGCCCGTGATACTCGTAAGCCTTGACAACTGCCCACCGGACATAGACAGGTGATGGGAATGGAGGTCGATTTTAAGGTCGCCCCGGAGAGCAAGATCAGGAAGAAGCCGTCCTACATAAAACCCTGGATGGGGCTGAAGTACCTCTTTAAGAAGCCAGTCACGATAAAGATACCCCAGGAAAAGACCCAGATCGCAAAGGAGTACCGCGGTCTTCACACTCTTGACTGGAAGAAGTGCGTCGGCTGTAACTTCTGCGGCCAGATATGTCCGGCGAGAGCCATAGAGATGACATGGCTAGAAAAGGACGGCCAAATGGAGAAGAGGCCGCACCCCAAGATAGACTACGGAAGGTGCACCTACTGCCAGTTCTGTGTGGACGTCTGCCCCACCGGAGCCCTGGGCTTCGTCGAGACCTTCATGATAACCACCACCTGGCAGGAGGAGCAGCTTGAGGTGTTTGACTGGGTTCCGATACACCCCGACGAGTTCAGGAAGTACCAGGACGAGTACGGCGACTACCGCTTCCCCGTGGAGAAGATAGAGTTCAACAGGGAGACCAAGGAAGTTACCTACCACCTCAGGGACGGCACTGCCTTCAAGTTCAAGATACTCGGCTACGGCATAAGGCCGCCCAAGAAGCCGACCCCCGCCAAACCCGCTCCAAAGCCGGCGGAGAAAAAGGAAGCCGAGCCCGCCGAAAAGGCCGAGGAGAAGAAGGAGTGACTCCTTTCCTTTATCCTAACCCTTTTCTTGGTTTCAATATCAGGTTCAACCTTCCAGACTCAACAACCGCAACTCTTTAAAGTAATAAAGCTAACCCAATCTTGGGCGATTCCATGGTGGTGAACCTCAGAACCGAAAAGAACCTCGGGCTCATTGGGTCGATATTCATTCTGGTAGGCGGATTTGTAGGCGTGATTCCGGCAGTCGGGGTGTTTAGAGGGACGCTCTCGCTCATAGGAGAGATACTGGTGCTGATAGCTCTCAAGGGCATCGGCGACAAGCTCGGGGACGACAGGCCCTTCAGGTACTACCTGTACTCGATAGTAGTCTTCGTCGGTGGGCTTGTCCTGGCCTTGATCCTGGTTCTCATTGGAGTGTTCTCACTTTCCGGCTCGACAATGGCTTTCGGACATGTCCACAGCCCCATGGGGATTTTCGGAGCGACCATGCTGGCCGTTGGCTTCCTTGGGATTGTCGCCGTGCTGGTGCTTGGCATATACTTTACCATCAAGGCCTGGCGCGCGACATACGAGATAACCGGCGTGGATGAGTTCGATAAGGTCGCCACCTGGGCCAAGTGGGGAGCGATAACACTGATAATCCTCGTTGGGGCCATACTGCTTCTCGTTGCCATGGTCTACCAGATAATTGCCTTCGCGAATCTCCCTGAGGAGCTGGAACCGCACTGGAAACCTAAACAGTTCAGCCCCATCTCGTAGTCAGCCCATCCCTTTCTACCTTTTGGGGTAGGTTTTTTAAGCCCTAAGTTGATTTTTCTCTGGTGGTCACCGTGGCCGTGAACGTGAGGAGCGAAAAGAACCTCGGTATGTGGGGTTCGATCTTGGCACTGCTTGGAGTCTTTATACCGTACCT encodes:
- a CDS encoding Na+/H+ antiporter subunit E, with the protein product MEEASKISRYLYTVIVLFLIWLFLTASLDPQELGFGLLLSLIAAAFTYEIFTTGGLANLHPKKVAYAIAYIPYFLWAMIMANLDVAYRVLHPKRPIRPGIVKCRTVLNSDVGKLALANSITLTPGTITLDVDGENYFIHWIWVPDEAMTEKEDEHVKAASANITAPFEKFLKVIFG
- a CDS encoding monovalent cation/H+ antiporter complex subunit F — translated: MIGINVYLALIAIATLLSMYRVFRGPTTVDRLVAVDIMTTITTGLMVLFALYYQRMIFLDVALVYAILAFGGVIAFARYMEGGL
- the mnhG gene encoding monovalent cation/H(+) antiporter subunit G, which translates into the protein MSALTAIGEVLVLLGTFFYILSALGLIRMPDVYNRMQTATKSATLGSLGVIIGVGIWALGTDFGSAAWLTKTIVIAVFLLLTNPISAHALIRAAYKSGIPLWEGSVVDKYREHIDAKTTETETPEETPEEGGEE
- a CDS encoding DUF4040 domain-containing protein, translating into MNGIALIEYLIVGIMVISAILAVEWKDLLAAAVGMAAVSLFASLLFFMLQAPDVAMTEAAIGAALSAAIFIFAIKRTQRFETEEDEKPGWWVRW
- a CDS encoding Na(+)/H(+) antiporter subunit B, with protein sequence MLKRALAIITLLIIGYWLAQGLAGVPFGEDKMLVGQYYLDNVKEQTGAVNAVTAVVVNYRGFDTLGEVTVLFIASTGVGALLWKRKKERTAETQGSIVLTTGTRLLVPFVMLFGAYIFIHGHLTPGGGFPGGATIATAFLLLYMAFVQYEIPHKAFEKIEGAVGMAYVLVGLIGLAIGGYFLFDWIWQTWSFGTENIGRLISGGFIPIIYTIIGLKVGTELSGIIDNMVKEEVNE
- a CDS encoding NADH-quinone oxidoreductase subunit K; the protein is MISVYYFGSISLILIGLYAVLVKRNVLKMLIGISIMETGVNLLLISIGYVSGKSAPILSEGIGPSQAVDPIPQALVLTAIVIGVATTAMALSVAVILYEKYGTLNVEEIRRLRG
- a CDS encoding proton-conducting transporter membrane subunit, whose protein sequence is MNGQYASLLIALPLISAFFVPLIKGLGKKAVKYYLVLVTALQTGIAVWTFQQVYGTGQPIIVMAGAWRPPVGINLYIGHFAALFVLIVAVVSFLMAVFSVRAIEVEPIDKYVMLFLLLMLGATGMIATGDIFNLFVFMEITAISAYALTAYNKTGEAAEASLKYIVLGGIGSSFFLIGVALIYGALGTLNMAQIAQLASTIDPTVAQVGLALIIFGLAVEAELFPLNAWAPDAYQAAPHPITAMFSGFVVKAGLYAMARILYLMQASAGWSSILGLLITLGTLTVIVGELAALRQRDVKRMVAYSSIAQVGFIAVGFALGTQAGVNAAVFHMVNHAVVKVLMFLAIGHVAVVLGGSELERFKGLGKRMPLTAFAITIGAISIIGIPLFNVFWSKMQLVMASMAAGKTGVIALILAASVVEAVYYLRLIHTMWFAGEGEKASEGLVISLMLLVLVAIVVVIGIYPDYVWSLAQRAGSDIFNVADYIKNVPLMGVGA
- a CDS encoding proton-conducting transporter membrane subunit gives rise to the protein MINELLIIIFAPLIAGVIAWALDIKGVREIIGVIGAAVPLAYLIKLYSEVDAGNTIRYSTNFGGFTFDFALTHLSWIFAMIAGVVGLAAVLGMVSTSRNSYEWLFALMSLSGVYGVFLAYDLMGFFLFWELMTFGSFMMVLKYNRSASLKYFVLSIIGAYAMLLAIGMIYAKVGSFSFIEVYKALSQDAAMGAVGAGTIFSRGEMAAIFGLFLVAFGVKAGTFPLHVWAPDAYSETNQSYTAMFSGVLSKTGVYGFILIYMLLGYRLIVEFGTFRSVPKFGYIIAFLGGLTIVIGGILAALQEDIRKLFAYSSISQIGYILVAIGVGSALSIEAGIYHAISHALFKGLFFLIVATIVYRTGKTEFKDMGGLAEKMPFTFAMAFVAILSLAGIPPMVGFASKWLIFEAVISQNMPILGGMVFFGSAIGFVYLIRFTYAVWFGQRPTDLDDVKDAPLPLAIGMAILALLNVVFGIAPGIVAQELNKVFGSDVIGGTIWELNIGVGKYSGLLITIWLVIGMLVAAIIYFLGARVRRVPVTDTYQSGNPVTMDYNLTIRRNFFLPLKEALSFWLRISFDKLYRDIAKTTEDFADTLRNYVYNGNVQSYAWYLAIVLLILAIWGV
- a CDS encoding respiratory chain complex I subunit 1 family protein, which codes for MLEVALKALFLLVYATLVGFLFMGIIRKVSARIHRRVGPPLYQPILDTIKLLSKKSNITHGLIYDFGIVYALGATILALFFIPIGSVSILRAYGDLILITFLLEIPMLGIMFAAMSSGNPWAGLGAQRALLTLLAIQVPLGFAIIALAEFYGTFSTYQIVMAQQVSGWSITHVSLLLAAIAYDIVLQAMFGKEPFDIMIAPGEISLGPMVEFGGKHMGILQIQHAIALFAETLFFSNIFLGGAVVTAFASPVLNTIASLAILLVKQIAVLMIAIFIGNIFPRFTIDQAAKFYWKWPTIIAALGAVLASL
- a CDS encoding NADH-quinone oxidoreductase subunit B family protein; translation: MDWKLWEPLIEFARKRSLWIVSFCTGCGGIEMPPLMTSRYDLERFGMMPNPAPRMADLFLITGYVTPKTLKRIIITYEMQPDPKYVIAHGSCTINGGIYWDAYNAIKRLDAYIPVDVYIAGCMPRPESVMEGINKMMEMIENGTADSWKRYKENYEWYKKNQDELFGEGWREKEARRWIPWIMDDLKRAEKEREKND
- a CDS encoding NADH-quinone oxidoreductase subunit C, which translates into the protein MTDYEALVAKILEKAPYAEGEVRRERRIEFRISPDRIRDFLKLLKDNGFELLLQITAVDWPDRGEIELIYQVFSITHRTHTFVRTAIPRDNSVVPTVMDIYPVAETYERDAHEFFQVVFEGNPKLEMPWILEEEDKEAGLSYRKDFDMLGYVKRKYKILDRFDEDKGTYVI
- a CDS encoding NADH-quinone oxidoreductase subunit D encodes the protein MVSQSELIREARENGMDLLPLDKDTYELFFGPQHMATENYSIILKMDGNRVVKAIANPGFLHRGFEKLAEYRPWHTNIALLLRVCVPEPDVPEVIYSMAVEEILGWEVPERAQWIRTTVLEMARVSAYLFWTMGMAFKLGVYTAGQWAAAYRERFMALFEQLTGARVYHIYTIPGGVRRDIPSDAWLRRLRDTVEYIKSKLPDFDEILFENYITHRRLEGIGVMDRKFALDEGVTGPNLRATGVPYDVRRVDPYLLYPELDFEVPVLKDGDALARVMVRRFEIEQDLYILEQLLDMGPPSGPYKVEDPRLKNLPRFKVPAGDAFAHVESTKGDFGAYVVSDGKNKPYRLQLRGPSISHGIRVIEQLLVGARIADVPVILVSLDNCPPDIDR
- the nuoI gene encoding NADH-quinone oxidoreductase subunit NuoI, producing MEVDFKVAPESKIRKKPSYIKPWMGLKYLFKKPVTIKIPQEKTQIAKEYRGLHTLDWKKCVGCNFCGQICPARAIEMTWLEKDGQMEKRPHPKIDYGRCTYCQFCVDVCPTGALGFVETFMITTTWQEEQLEVFDWVPIHPDEFRKYQDEYGDYRFPVEKIEFNRETKEVTYHLRDGTAFKFKILGYGIRPPKKPTPAKPAPKPAEKKEAEPAEKAEEKKE
- a CDS encoding DUF996 domain-containing protein, translating into MVVNLRTEKNLGLIGSIFILVGGFVGVIPAVGVFRGTLSLIGEILVLIALKGIGDKLGDDRPFRYYLYSIVVFVGGLVLALILVLIGVFSLSGSTMAFGHVHSPMGIFGATMLAVGFLGIVAVLVLGIYFTIKAWRATYEITGVDEFDKVATWAKWGAITLIILVGAILLLVAMVYQIIAFANLPEELEPHWKPKQFSPIS